One part of the [Synechococcus] sp. NIES-970 genome encodes these proteins:
- a CDS encoding hypothetical protein (conserved hypothetical protein): MPLVVFLRRHLLGWRFWFAWIWGLVIAFGIHWGSYGLSPEVISQLPQLHYHPLPETLATLPVSTDQDYFSEVTTTPMGHLIWTNFPIKVYLPDLDTSVSPAAQTRQQQWQQAVTEAIAQWQPYLPLVITSELETADIVIRRQAPPVQKQVDPKTGASRYFLGRNAETRYEFYVDADQILRHRMTIFLNDHQGAIATENTARHELGHALGIWGHSPNSEDALFASQLGAASRITTTDINTLRKIYQQPTRLGWPMPGFKQ; encoded by the coding sequence ATGCCACTGGTTGTTTTTTTGCGACGTCATCTCTTGGGGTGGCGTTTTTGGTTTGCTTGGATATGGGGCCTAGTGATCGCCTTCGGGATCCATTGGGGGAGCTATGGCCTCAGTCCTGAGGTGATTTCCCAACTGCCCCAACTCCATTACCATCCGTTACCAGAAACCTTGGCAACTTTACCGGTCAGCACTGATCAGGATTATTTTTCAGAGGTGACTACTACTCCTATGGGCCACCTAATTTGGACAAATTTTCCTATCAAAGTTTATCTGCCTGACCTTGATACCTCCGTGAGTCCAGCGGCTCAGACCCGACAACAGCAATGGCAACAAGCGGTTACCGAGGCGATCGCCCAATGGCAACCTTATCTTCCCTTGGTAATCACCTCGGAACTGGAAACAGCCGATATTGTGATTCGACGCCAAGCGCCGCCCGTTCAGAAACAGGTAGATCCGAAGACGGGAGCAAGTCGCTATTTTCTGGGTCGCAATGCCGAAACCCGCTACGAATTTTATGTGGATGCTGACCAGATTCTGCGCCACCGCATGACGATTTTTCTCAATGACCACCAAGGGGCGATCGCCACCGAAAACACTGCCCGCCACGAACTGGGCCATGCCCTTGGTATCTGGGGTCATAGCCCAAATTCTGAAGATGCCCTGTTTGCAAGTCAATTGGGTGCAGCCTCGCGGATCACCACCACCGACATCAATACACTCCGAAAAATTTACCAACAACCCACCCGCTTGGGGTGGCCAATGCCAGGCTTTAAACAATAG
- the secG gene encoding preprotein translocase, SecG subunit, whose translation MLESILQIVWMVSAVGLILLVLLHSPKGDGLGGIGGQAQMFTSTKSAETALNRATWILCITFMSLTVILSAGWLTPVVGQ comes from the coding sequence ATGTTGGAATCTATTTTACAAATCGTGTGGATGGTCTCAGCGGTGGGGTTAATCCTGCTGGTTCTGCTCCATAGTCCCAAAGGGGATGGTCTCGGTGGTATTGGCGGTCAAGCCCAAATGTTTACAAGCACCAAGAGTGCTGAAACAGCTCTTAACCGTGCTACCTGGATTCTTTGCATTACTTTCATGAGTTTAACGGTGATCCTGAGCGCTGGTTGGCTCACTCCTGTTGTCGGTCAGTAG
- the gpm gene encoding 2,3-bisphosphoglycerate-independent phosphoglycerate mutase, with protein MANAPVSPVVLVILDGWGYRQETNANAIATAATPNVDAFFATYPSTLIHTSGKRVGLPDGQMGNSEVGHLNLGAGRVVPQELVRISDAIEDGSFLRNDVLVKVCRETRQAGKKLHLIGLCSDGGVHSHINHLLGLLDLAKVNGIADVHIHAITDGRDTNTTEGIRYLQQIQSHIDKFGVGSISTISGRYFAMDRDRRWDRVKQAYDVMTQNDAIDERSFAEILQEQYDQGVTDEFIPPVRLKAGAIEAGDGVIFYNFRPDRSRQLSYAFVDPNFQGFERGQIPDLNFVTFTQYDVNLPVPVAFAPQNLTKILGEVIADNGLKQFRTAETEKYPHVTYFFNGGLEVAFAGEDRELIASPQVATYDQKPEMSAQAVTDAACKAIEKGIYSLVVINYANPDMVGHTGKLEAAVQAIEAVDACLGRLVATVGKMGGTTLITADHGNAEYMADENGKSWTAHTTNPVPFMLIEGEQRKVVGHGADVMLRENGCLADVAPTILDILGIEQPEEMTGKSLIAPAPYAVTHRR; from the coding sequence ATGGCGAACGCACCTGTATCCCCAGTGGTGCTCGTAATCTTAGATGGCTGGGGCTACCGTCAAGAAACTAATGCAAATGCCATCGCGACTGCCGCAACCCCCAATGTCGATGCCTTTTTCGCTACATACCCTTCGACATTAATCCACACATCTGGAAAGAGGGTGGGATTGCCAGACGGTCAAATGGGAAATTCTGAGGTGGGTCACCTCAACCTAGGGGCAGGTCGCGTTGTCCCCCAAGAACTCGTCCGAATCTCCGATGCCATTGAAGATGGTTCCTTCCTCCGCAACGATGTGCTCGTTAAAGTCTGTCGCGAAACTCGCCAAGCTGGGAAGAAGCTCCATTTAATCGGTCTTTGCTCTGATGGGGGTGTCCATTCCCACATTAACCATCTGCTTGGTCTATTAGATCTCGCCAAAGTTAATGGCATTGCTGATGTTCATATCCATGCCATTACCGATGGCCGGGATACCAACACCACCGAAGGGATTCGCTATCTGCAACAGATCCAATCCCATATTGATAAATTCGGGGTTGGCTCCATCTCTACCATTAGTGGCCGCTACTTTGCCATGGACCGCGATCGCCGTTGGGACCGGGTCAAGCAAGCCTATGACGTGATGACCCAAAATGACGCCATTGATGAACGCTCCTTTGCAGAGATTCTCCAGGAACAATACGACCAAGGAGTCACCGACGAATTTATTCCCCCGGTACGTCTCAAAGCTGGGGCGATCGAAGCGGGTGATGGGGTGATTTTTTATAACTTCCGCCCTGACCGCTCCCGTCAATTGTCCTATGCATTTGTCGATCCAAACTTCCAGGGCTTTGAACGGGGACAAATTCCGGATCTAAATTTTGTCACCTTTACCCAGTACGATGTGAACTTACCGGTACCGGTAGCCTTTGCCCCCCAAAATTTGACAAAAATTCTTGGGGAAGTGATTGCGGATAATGGTCTAAAACAGTTCCGTACCGCTGAAACAGAAAAATATCCCCACGTCACTTATTTCTTCAATGGCGGCCTGGAAGTGGCCTTTGCAGGGGAAGACCGCGAATTGATTGCGAGCCCCCAGGTGGCCACCTATGACCAAAAGCCGGAAATGTCAGCCCAGGCAGTGACGGATGCGGCTTGCAAGGCGATCGAAAAAGGGATTTACAGCCTAGTCGTCATCAACTATGCCAACCCAGATATGGTTGGTCATACCGGCAAACTCGAAGCGGCGGTTCAGGCGATCGAAGCGGTGGATGCCTGCCTAGGCCGCTTGGTTGCCACCGTCGGTAAGATGGGAGGAACGACTCTCATCACCGCTGACCATGGTAATGCCGAATATATGGCCGATGAAAATGGCAAATCTTGGACGGCCCACACCACAAATCCGGTGCCATTTATGCTCATTGAAGGAGAACAGCGAAAAGTAGTTGGCCATGGTGCCGACGTCATGCTGCGGGAAAATGGCTGCCTGGCGGATGTGGCCCCAACTATTCTCGATATTCTCGGCATTGAGCAACCGGAAGAAATGACCGGAAAATCTTTAATCGCCCCTGCCCCTTATGCAGTCACCCATCGCCGCTAA